A window of Castanea sativa cultivar Marrone di Chiusa Pesio chromosome 1, ASM4071231v1 contains these coding sequences:
- the LOC142624861 gene encoding uncharacterized protein LOC142624861 → MQSTSQAIQEMKSSTHLNTQTISKLENQVGQLATQVGEREKGKFPSQPIPNLKGQYAINGSSSSFHGQEHVQSITTLRSGKQVDNQVKMPEVEDDENIVLKEKGTHSSHDDHGEKKDNPPSIPIQDLSSPLDKRFVPKAPFPQRLISPQKSAQFGDILEVFKQVQINIPFLDAIQQVPAYAKFLKDLVTMKRKKNVPKKAFLTEQVSSIIQNKYPVKCKDPGSPTISCKIGDSLIERALLDLGASVNLMPYSVYLQLGLGELKPTTMTLQLVDRSVKIPRGIVEDVLIKVDAFYFPVDFVVLETEPALNANTQIHVSLGRPFLATSNALINCRSGVMKISFGNMTVELNIFDISKQVPDNENICEVNMIGNLVHDTFIQSSCEDPLKDCLTLFYCNLDIEKSIEEVNALLDSVPLLSTDSWQPKVVPLPLSSSPLPSTVEPPKLDDLWEHQLISIIQEHKEAIGWKIADIKGISSYVVMQRIHLEDTTKASQHVFDPGKLRSRWTGPFIVRTVYPHGAIEIENPKNGDMFKVNGQRLKPFLELEPPEVEEVLLDDPVYQD, encoded by the coding sequence ATGCAATCAACTAGTCAAGCCATTCAAGAGATGAAAAGTTCCACCCATTTGAATACTCAAACTATTTCAAAGTTGGAAAATCAAGTTGGCCAGTTAGCAACCCAAGTTGGAGAGAGGGAAAAAGGAAAGTTTCCTAGTCAACCTATACCTAACCTAAAAGGACAGTATGCCATCAATGGTTCTTCTAGTTCTTTTCATGGACAAGAACATGTTCAGTCTATTACTACCCTTAGGTCTGGTAAGCAAGTTGATAATCAAGTAAAAATGCCAGAAGTGGAGgatgatgaaaatattgtgttaaaGGAAAAAGGTACTCATAGTTCACATGATGATCATGGAGAAAAGAAGGACAACCCACCCTCCATTCCAATTCAGGATCTTAGTTCCCCCCTTGATAAAAGGTTTGTTCCTAAAGCTCCATTTCCTCAAAGGTTAATCAGTCCTCAGAAAAGTGCACAATTTGGagacattttagaggtttttaagCAAGTGCAAATAAACATTCCATTTCTTGATGCAATTCAGCAAGTTCCTGCTTATGCCAAGTTTCTAAAAGATCTTGTGAcaatgaagagaaagaaaaatgtcCCTAAAAAGGCATTTTTGACAGAGCAAGTCAGTTCAATTATTCAGAATAAATATCCAGTGAAATGTAAGGACCCAGGATCCCCTACAATTTCATGCAAGATTGGGGATAGCCTCATTGAGCGAGCTTTGCTAGATTTGGGGGCAAGTGTGAACTTAATGCCGTATTCAGTTTATCTACAGCTAGGTTTGGGGGAGTTAAAACCAACAACCATGACACTTCAATTAGTTGATAGGTCTGTGAAAATCCCTAGAGGTATTGTTGAGGATGTGCTGATTAAGGTGGATGCATTCTATTTTCCtgttgattttgttgtgttagAAACTGAGCCTGCTCTAAATGCCAATACACAAATCCATGTCAGTTTGGGTCGCCCTTTCTTAGCCACATCCAATGCTTTGATCAATTGTCGAAGTGGTGTGATGAAGATTTCTTTTGGAAATATGACTGTTGAGCTTAATATCTTTGACATAAGTAAGCAAGTACCAGATAATGAGAATATATGTGAGGTTAACATGATTGGGAACCTAGTCCATGATACTTTCATACAATCAAGTTGTGAGGATCCCCTAAAGGATTGCTTAACCCTTTTTTATTGCAATTTGGatattgaaaaatcaattgaggAAGTCAATGCATTGTTGGATTCTGTTCCTCTCTTAAGTACTGATAGCTGGCAGCCAAAAGTGGTCCCTCTTCCACTTTCTTCATCTCCACTCCCATCTACTGTAGAACCACCAAAGTTGGATGACTTATGGGAACACCAATTGATAAGTATAATTCAAGAGCACAAGGAAGCTATAGGTTGGAAAATTGCTGATATTAAGGGTATTAGTTCCTATGTGGTTATGCAAAGAATTCACTTGGAAGACACTACAAAAGCTTCCCAACATGTTTTTGATCCAGGCAAGTTACGATCTCGATGGACTGGTCCATTCATAGTTCGCACTGTTTATCCCCATGGTGCTATTGAGATTGAGAATCCTAAAAATGGTGATATGTTTAAAGTTAATGGCCAACGTTTGAAACCATTTTTAGAACTTGAGCCTCCAGAAGTTGAAGAAGTCCTCTTGGATGATCCTGTTTATCAGGATTAA